The stretch of DNA aactttattaataatggattttctctctctctctctctctctctttctaagaTCTGATGATGATGTTGTTGATTTTTGCATGGTGATTTGGTTCGTGCAGATGGAGTTTTGGATCGATCTGCTGTTGACGATATTGGGCTATATTCCGGGAATTATTTATGCACTTTATGTCTTGGTAGGATAAATTAATTAGTGCA from Ananas comosus cultivar F153 linkage group 18, ASM154086v1, whole genome shotgun sequence encodes:
- the LOC109724372 gene encoding low temperature-induced protein lt101.2-like, with amino-acid sequence MGSATFIEVLLAILLPPVGVFLRFGCGMEFWIDLLLTILGYIPGIIYALYVLVG